From the genome of Triticum aestivum cultivar Chinese Spring chromosome 3B, IWGSC CS RefSeq v2.1, whole genome shotgun sequence, one region includes:
- the LOC123071463 gene encoding cell division control protein 6 homolog, with amino-acid sequence MPTLRSATLSPAPAATPSPTAATPSPAAAGTTPSSAAKRRMTARRAADSPDSPHFTSPHKSPLAGSGHFGAPKMLSASPKSSRKRLYGDLVPAERPKWNPRDPAQMQAVKEALHVATTSSCGLVCRDDEQRRVLEFCKACVQQERAGSLYVCGCPGTGKTLSISKVKQSVSRWADEMGMETPDDLSINCTNLGNTSDIFSKILEKFQTRKKASGKLSPLQQLQRMFSHKESAPRRMLLIVVDEMDYLITRDRAVLHDLFMLTTLQFSRCILIGIANAIDLADRFLPKLESLNCKPLVITFRAYSKDQISNIINHRLKVLEYDVFEPMAIEFCARKVAAATGDMRKALGVCRSAVEIFESGLQDSSDKGAGVVTFDHMDIALSKVFKPAVVNNILCLPQHQQMVLCALANTFQHSRKKATTLGELNKSYIEICRSTQVPAVGMLEFSNMCMILSDQGYLKLGQSKEDKLRRITLQIDISDISFAFKGSRFFEKCLEQPKF; translated from the exons ATGCCGACGCTCCGCAGCGCCACGCTGAGTCCAGCCCCGGCGGCCACCCCCTCCCCGACGGCCgccactccttccccggcggcCGCCGGCACCACCCCGAGCAGCGCGGCCAAGCGCCGCATGACCGCTCGCCGCGCCGCCGATTCGCCCGATTCGCCCCATTTCACCTCCCCCCACAAGTCCCCGCTCGCCGGCTCCGGCCAT TTCGGCGCCCCGAAGATGCTCTCGGCGTCGCCCAAGTCCTCGCGGAAGCGTCTCTACGGCGACCTCGTCCCGGCGGAGAGGCCCAAGTGGAACCCAAGAG ATCCGGCGCAGATGCAGGCTGTCAAGGAGGCGCTGCACGTGGCCACGACGTCCTCGTGCGGTCTGGTTTGCAGGGACGATGAGCAAAGGCGCGTGCTCGAGTTCTGCAAGGCGTGTGTCCAGCAGGAGAGGGCGGGGAGCCTTTACGTGTGCGGGTGCCCCGGTACAGGGAAGACACTGTCGATCAGCAAGGTCAAGCAGAGCGTGTCGCGTTGGGCTGATGAG ATGGGAATGGAGACGCCTGATGATTTGTCAATCAATTGCACGAACCTTGGAAACACATCTGACATTTTTAGCAAG ATACTTGAAAAATTCCAGACTCGGAAAAAGGCAAGTGGCAAATTGTCACCACTTCAGCAACTGCAGCGTATGTTTTCACACAAAGAATCTGCTCCAAGGAGGATGCT ATTGATCGTTGTGGATGAGATGGACTACTTGATAACAAGAGACCGGGCTGTGCTACATGACCTTTTCATGCTTACCACCCTCCAGTTCTCGAGATGCATACTGATAG GAATTGCAAATGCAATAGACCTAGCAGATCGGTTTCTTCCAAAGCTTGAATCCTTAAATT GCAAGCCACTCGTTATAACTTTCCGAGCCTATTCCAAGGATCAAATATCCAACATAATTAATCATAGGTTAAAG GTTCTTGAGTATGATGTCTTTGAGCCAATGGCGATAGAATTTTGTGCTAGG AAAGTAGCTGCAGCCACTGGAGACATGAGAAAAGCTCTTGGTGTTTGCAG GAGTGCCGTGGAAATATTTGAATCAGGACTACAAGATTCTTCTGATAAAGGAGCTGGAGTT GTGACATTTGACCATATGGACATTGCCTTGTCGAAAGTTTTCAAGCCAGCAGTAGTAAATAACATACTGTGCCTTCCCCAACACCAACAG ATGGTGCTGTGTGCACTGGCAAATACCTTTCAGCATTCCAGGAAAAAGGCTACTACTCTAGGAGAG CTCAACAAATCATACATAGAAATTTGTAGATCGACCCAAGTCCCAGCAGTTGGGATGCTTGAATTTTCTAACATGTGCATGATTTTGAGCGATCAG GGATACTTGAAGTTAGGGCAATCCAAAGAAGATAAGCTTCGAAGAATAACACTTCAGATTGACATTTCAGATATTAGTTTTGCATTTAAG GGTAGCCGATTCTTTGAGAAATGCCTTGAGCAACCAAAATTTTAG